A genomic window from Methanotorris formicicus Mc-S-70 includes:
- a CDS encoding PRC-barrel domain-containing protein, whose protein sequence is MAIKISDILGKQIYTMTARYVGKVYDAILDTEKSAISGIVVSDVSNGCLKELVGNVDKKIVLPYNLVTAIGNIVLMKPPAKVLVKTSETEKSKISK, encoded by the coding sequence ATGGCTATTAAAATTAGCGATATATTGGGCAAGCAGATCTACACCATGACCGCGAGGTATGTAGGCAAAGTGTATGATGCCATCCTCGACACGGAAAAATCCGCAATTAGCGGAATTGTAGTATCTGATGTATCAAACGGTTGTTTAAAAGAGTTGGTTGGAAATGTTGACAAAAAAATAGTACTTCCCTACAACTTAGTCACAGCAATAGGTAACATAGTATTGATGAAACCTCCAGCAAAAGTATTGGTTAAAACATCTGAAACTGAAAAAAGCAAAATTTCAAAATAA